TCGTCAATCCCAGCCCGTTGGTGACCCCATTGGTGAGTCCAGATCTGAAGGACCTCAGGCCATTGACGACCCCGTTCGTCAGGCCGTTGACCCTGCCGAGTCCGTTGACCAGGCCGTTCGTCAGGCCGTTTACTCTCCCTACTCCATTGACAAGGCCGTTCGTTAGGCCATTCACTCTTCCCCTGAGACCGTTCACGAGTCCATTCGTGCGTCCCCTACCATTCGTCAGGCCATTCGTGCGTCCTCGACCGTTTGTGAGCCCATTTGTCCTTCCTCTGCCGTTCGTGAGCCCGTTCGTTCGCCCACGTCCCTTTCCATTGGTCAATCCGTTGGTTCGTCCGGGCCCCCTGCCGACGCTCTTCCTGGCCAGGCCGTTCGTTAGGCCTACGCGGGCAGATGGCGCGGGTTCCTTCTCCCGAGATGTTTCGGCCTCTGGAGCTATTCTGGGCCTTCTCGACTTCAGCTCGGCTATCTCCCGTCTCAACATCTCTCTCTTGTCAGCCTCTGCGGGCTTCGGGACTTCGATATCGGCCGGCTCTGCAATGGGCTCAGGTACCCCAATCAGGGACGTGTCGAATCGGGCACCGCAGTTCTCGCACTCGGTAGCATCTTCGGAGACGGATTGTCCACACATGGGACACTCGTACAGCTGTTCTCTCGCAGCCTCTTCTCTCACAACGTCTTCCTTGTCATATGACAAGGCCATCTCACGGCACTTGATCGCACTCTCCCTGTCGCCCATTCGAGCGTGCACCTTCGCCTTGAGTATCCAGACACCCGGATAGCGGGGGTCCAGGTCCGTGAGCCCGTTGAGGGCCTCTATCGCACGTTCATGGTTACCGATCTTCTCGTAAGTGGCACCCTTGACAAAGAGAGCGTCCGCGTCCTCTGGGTTCCGGTCCAGCTTCACGCTGCAAACTCTCATTATGCGGTTGATGTCCATCCCGCCGATGTCTGCCGTTGACTCATTCATACCGCAGTTGTCACAGAACTTCTTCCCGCTCGGAATGGTCTCCGAGCAATAGGAGCACTCTCTGCCGGGTTCTTCTGGTTCCGGCGGTGCTACGTCTACGGGCTTCTTCGCGCCCTTCGTGGAGTAGACGAGCGCTTGCTTGTAGCATTCCGTCGCCTCATCTGTCCTGCCAAGCTCCTTGAGGGTATTCGCCTTGGAGGCCCACGCTCCAACGTGGGATGGATCTGAGTTCAGAATCTTGTTGAAGCATTTGAGAGCTCTCTCAGGCTCACCCTGGAGGAGCAGTCTTGTACCGAGGTCAAACCAAAGCTGCGGGCTCTCCGTCTCGGGGACATCCTCGGTCTTCTCAGGAGCCTCCTTCGCTTCCTGCTCCTTGGCATCATCTCCGATTCCGGAATCGCTGACAGCTAGAGGAACATAATTCGAGTCCACTCTGGTGTTCTTCATCGAGAGCGCGCCGACCTTCCTCACTATTCGGTCCCCTTCCCGGGTGCGTTCGATGTCGATGACCCCGTCAAAGGGCTGGAGCAGCGTGGAAAGCGTGACGCCATCGTGCATCTCCTTCTCGACCAGGAACAGGGACGTGAAGCCCATCTTCTCAAGCTTCGCCTTCGTGCTCTGAGCAAACCCGTAGACCTTCTGGATGTCGTACTCGTTCAGAGCGGGGGAGAGTATCTCCACGACGGCCCTCTTCTCCGTGCTCTCGTCCAGGTCGGCAATGGCCCGACTGAACGCGATCCCGACGTTTATCAGGTCAATGGAGCACCTGAGAACGCCGCCGTCTTCCTCTATGTCGATGATGGCCTTCTCCTTGTGGGAGTACCAGTCTATGATCCTCAGCAGCCGCTTCTTCATGAGGTCCTCGGCGTCGATGCCAACCGCCAGCATTCCCCGCTTGAACTCCTCTGGCGAGACCGAGGACAGAGTGACGATGACCGCTTCGCCCTTCAGGATCCCCTCCTTCAGGAAGCTCAGCGCGAGGTCGTACTTCTCGTTCCCCGATGGCCCTTGCACTGCAACCGACGTCTTTCGTGGAATTCCTCCCTCGATGAGGGAATCAATGACCTTGATGCCTATTCTGGCTCTCTCGACCATCCTACACCACCTTCTCCCCGGACATGACCTCGATTCCTCTCGGAGTGATGAGGAAGGGATGCTTCGCGGTGTCGTGCTTCGTGAACCTCATCTTCCTGACCGTCAGGGTCCGGCGAAGCTCTCCTCTCACATCCTCCAGTCCCAGGACTATGAAGGAATCCGCCACGAACTGCTCCACCCCGAACCTCGTGAGGCCCTGATCCTCCAGCGACTCCGTGATGAGAATGGTCGTCAAATCCTGCTGTCGCAGGTAGCGTGAGAAAATGAACAGCTCCTCTCTGAACTCCTCCACGTTTCGGTAGTGCAGGTTGACGATTGGAAGGGAGTCCAGGACGAGCCTCTTGGGTTTCATTTTCGGGATGAAGCTCTCGAGGAAGTCCATGATCTCCCTGAAGGAGACGACTCCCCGGTCCTGCTCGGTCCTCATCTCGCCCAGATCGATGAGGAAGAGCCTTCCTTCATCCTCAGGCCCATCCAGGTGCATCTCGAAGTGCCTCATGGCGCGGATGATGTTCTCGCGGTTCTCCTCCAGAACGAGGTAGAGGCCCGCGTCGCCGTTGTCCCTCGCGCCGTTGAAGAAGAACTGGGTCGCGAGCAGCGTCTTCCCGCTTCCCGCCGGACCAGAGACCAAGTTGACACTGTTCGTGGGGAATCCGCCCCTCGAAAGGACATCCAGTCCCGCGATGCCAGTCTTGACCCTAGACTCGTTTCCTGTCATACACAGCGTCCTCTGGAAAGACATCCAACAGCCCATACTCCGTCGCCAGGCTCGAAGCCTCCTTTGGCGGCGCCCTCAGAGCCAGCTGGAAGATCCTATTGGCCGTGGTTGGTCCAACTCCTTCGCTGCACAGCCCAAGAACCCTCTCGAAGACGGCGGTGAACGCCCTCTTGAGACCGATCAGATCACACTGGAGCTCACCGCTTTCGATGGCTTCCCTCAGTCTTCTGAATGTCGAGGCGTGTCCTCCCTTGATGTCGATGTACGCAACGATGTCTGAGATATCCTTCTCAGTAGAATCCTGAAGCTCAGAGAGCGCCTCTTCCGCAGCGGGGTTTATGATCGCCCACCCGATCTTCTCGGTCTTCTTGATCATCCCGAAGAGGACCGATGAGTAGAACTCGCACACGGGGACGAGGTCATCGTCCTGGCTGTCCCGTATGTCGATGTCCAGGGATATCCTCGGGCTCCTGAGCCTGTATTCATGAGCCTTCCTCGTCCTGCAGTCCCTGGTTCGTCTGTCGAGTATGCCGACCTCGTGCAGCTTTGTCAAGTACTTCGAGGCAGTCGTCGTGTGTATCTCGAGCTCGGACGCTACGTCGCTGGCGATGGACCAGCCCTTCGTATGGAGCAGCTTGAGTATGGGCAGTCCGTGCCCTCCTGCAAGTATGTCCACAGTCTCTTTGAAATGCTCTCTCTTCATGTCGGCCCCGCTAAATTCTAATCTCGTTAGAGTGGCTTCTGAACGCTCTAAGAGGAATAGAATCTTGACATATATGTAGACTGACTGATAATTATCACCGGTGATAATCCACTTCCCCACATAGCCATGGACAAGCACGACTCGGTGGGCCAACAACCAGTGGCCATCACCTGATTGACAAAGGGTTAAATCGAAATCCTCCTATCCATGATGTGTGAGCGTAAGGCAGATATGGAAGACCGAGACCGAGGAACGACTGGACCACATCCATCTTTTGGCGGGGGAAAGAGGGATACTCATCTCCAGCGGTTCGAAGGTGGTGTTTCTCGATGAGGCTGGGCTGAAGAGATGGACCGTTTCCCTGAAGGGGAGGGTGGTCGGTTTCGGCTTCTCCCCGCAAGAAAACACGTGCTTGATCGCATATGAGAACGGCATGCGCTTGGTGAACCGTATAGGAGTCACGATGAAGGAAACTCCCTTGCCATCCTCACCCGTGGATTTCGCGGTCTCCGATATCGCTGCCGTCCTCACAGAGAAAGAGCTGTTGGCCTTCAGCAGGGAGGGGAGAGAGCTCTGGAAAGTGGACTCTGGCGGGAAACATGTGACCTGCTTCCGCGGAAGAGTTTTCGTGGGAGGTGGGAAGAGTCTGATTGCATTCTCGAAGGCCGGTCGTTGTATCACTGAGGCCGAGTTTCCTGATGCCATTGTGGCGCTGGCATCGGGTAGGGAATCTCTTTTCGTCGTGCTTCGTCACAGGCTCCTATCCGTCACAGAGGATTGTGATCTGTCTTCGGAGCGGTCCTTGGATGACAGTGCCCTAGATCTCTCTGCCGATGAGTATGTGGCGGTTCTCCACCCGCACAAAGTCGTGTTGTATGATGAAAGCGGTGAGGAGAGATGGCTGTTGCGCGAGAACGCATCCGCTGTCTCCACGAGGGGAAGTGGCGTTGCAGTCGCTGCGGGGAAGCAGCTGTCCTACCATGAGGAGATCGGTGAAGGAGACATTCTCTATGAGATAATGTGCCGGGGCGACTCACGCTGTGGTACCTTCGTCTCATCATCATACATCAGGCAATGCCCGAAATGCCGATCAAAAAGGATAATGGTGAGGGTTATCAGGAGAGGCATCAACTAGGCCATGATTCTGGTCACTTGGAATCTTCCCCCATCGAAGACCATTGCGAAGTATCTCGTGTCGTGCTGGACGCTTCTCATTTTGACGCATCTTATTCTCCTTTGCACCTCGAAGTCCCCTCTCTTCTCCATCTTCAAGAACACGATCCCATCGGCGAGGTAGTCTTCTTTGTGCTTCCCGAAGGAACTCCATATGTCGGGACTGGACATAATGGGAGAACTGACCCCCGGCATCTCCGTTATTATGAAGGTCGTGAGTCCGAGCGACTTGAACCACTTGAGCAACTTGAAGAACTCCATCCTGAAGTCGTCAAACTTCGCCAGAGCCTCAACCGCGTCGAGTGAGTCGAGAACCAGAAGTCTGTAGTCAAAACCCTTCTTAATGCTCTTCGTATACATCTGGAGGAAGTCTATCCAGACGTCCTGCTCTGCATCCCGCATCTTCTTCCTCAGCTCACTCAAGTCTAGGACGCTGACCCGGTCCTTCACGGTTTCAGGGCTCATTCCGAGGCTCCTCATGTGGTCGAACAGACTGGCTCTCTTCTGCTCAAGCGATATGTAGAGCCCCTTCGTTCCATTGTTGATGGCGTTGTTGTACAAGACTGAGTACGCCACTGAGGATTTCATCGTGCCAGGTGTACCGACAATAAGCACATTGTGTCCTTCGGGTATCCCTCCGTTCAGAATTCCGTCAAACCCATCTATGTACGTTCTGATTCTCGGTTTCATGCTATGCCACCTTCTGATACAAGTCCCACTATCTCATCTCTCATGCGATATCCTTTCGATTTCATATCCGTCCTGACGTTGTCTATGTCTACAATCTCCCCGAATTCCATCATTGCCTCTTGCGCTCTGTCCGCCAGACGTATGAGATCCGCCACAGTAAGGTTATCCAGTCTCTTGTTCAGTTCCCCAAGCTCTCTCGCCAAGACGAATCTTCCCGCCTCTCCGAAGTACTTCAAGAAGACCAACAGGAGTCCTTCTCTCATGGCCTTCTCTGACATCTTGGTGGCTCTTGCCTTCCTTGTGTCTGGCGGGACGTCCATTCCGGCATACACAACTTGAGGAATGAGCGATTCCACGGTGACGGGCGGGTCCGCTTGAAGCCTCTGGGCTTCCTCGATGTCGGAGTTGTGGAATCTCATTAGGTCTTGAGAAGTTGCGTATGATTCATTCTTCCAGTTCCTGAGCATGGCGCCGTCGCCTGCATGGACACCTAGTGTATCCAGGGCACTCGTTATCCACACGGCAAGGTCCGGAACATCCTCGAGCAACAAGTCCTTGATCCCGATGCCCTTGCTCCTGCAATACCTCCGGAGGAGGTGTCTGCTGAGGTTGCCGATGTGGGCCTCGAGTATCTCAAGCACTCTAGTCTCGACATCAGGGAATTCCATCAAGCTGTCTCCAGATACGACGAGTCGAGAAGATTCAGTGTTTGTCAGGAGGGACAAGGGGACGAGGAACGTGCAATCGGTGCGTCTTGCGATCCTCCGCATGGAAGAGACCAACTCTCTCGCTGAACTTGTGTCGTTGTTGCACACAAGTAGTGGGAAAGCGTCGACAAGAACAACACCATTACTATGAGCTGCTGCGAAATCCCTGATACAGTAATAGACTCGACCCAGATCCCAGGCCCTGATGCTGTCCTTTCCGTTTGTGAATGAGATCTCGATTGAGGCAGCATTTCCGATTCTGGACTTGAATGCGGATTGTCGCATTCTCGAGGAGGCCAGCACGAGTCCCGCCTTCCCATTGTCAAGCTCATCAGCGAAGATCGACCTCGAGTACTTGGGCCTCGCCTCGCTCACGAAGTGAAGCCTTCCAGGTTCAGGGAGGAATCTCAATGCGTTCTCCCGAGTCCTTCTCTTGGTCTTGATATTCACCGGCGGACAGTCTGTCCTGAGGAGTGCTATCAGTATCGCCACACCAGAGAGGGGGAACCCCAGGTTCGGACCAATGAAGTCGTCAGCGCTCAGAATCCTAAGCTCCTGGTAGTAAATCGGTCCCGTGGCAAGAAGAATGATGAGGGTAAGCACGAGGAGATATCCCTCCTTTCGAAGGATTGAGGATCTCAGCCAGACTGCAGTAGACTCCGCAAAGGAGATTGCGAGGCAGAAGACGATGTAGTATATGAAAACGGAGTGGTCGTAGAGGTCCGAGCTCGTCCAGGCCTCTACGACTGAGACATAGACTATGCCCAGAGACGGAAGGAAGATCATGATTGGCAAGTAGATTCTTTCTGTAAACGAGCGTCCGTGGAAGAATGCAAGGACGAGGATTGCGATGACAGGGAAGACCATGACAGTCGAGGACAAGGTTAGAATATCCAACCCATTCTCGTGGAGTTGTCTTCCTACAAGCCAAGAGATGTTCACCATTAGAAACAGGATGTGAAGTGCAACGAACAGCGTCTTCATCCTTCCTCGATTGAGAAACAAGATTCCTGCGACCAAGACCGCCAGCGTGAAAACCGAAATCACAAGAACGAGGAGGAATTCTGGGGTCATCTCCTTCTCCCCCTCCCAAGTCGCTCGAAGAAGATTAGCTCACCACACACTCTCTCGTCCAGTCTCCCACCCAACTTCCGCCACATCTCGGAAAGCTCACCTTTGGAGCCGATCCCAAGTGCCCGGAGGTCTCCTTTGTCGAGGTCAGCTAGGTACTTCCGGTCAATGCCTGCTATTCTTAGCCTGAGAACCTCAGTGTCATCGCTCCCTCTCAGCCTGGCTGAAACCACGTTCCCAGGCCGGATTTCCCGTTTCTCTTGAGGCTTCCTGAGTGTGGACTTCTTCAGACCGTGCCTAACCCTGTCCAACTCGTCCAACTCGAACTCAAGGAATCTCTTTGGCCTCGAGAAAGACCGGTACTCGCCTGTAATCGCGAATCTGAAGGCAAGAACCATCATTATGACTGTCACTGCACCTGCGATGATCAAGATGGGAAGGCCGAGTTTGTAGAACTCAGCATGAAACCAGAACCCGCCGACGAGGACGGCAGAAAGGGCAAAAAGGATCAGAGCCCTCAACAGGACGAGTCCCATTCGTTTCCATCTCAAGGTCATCCCATCCTAGCAGATCGCCTTGGTGATTTCGAACCACTTGTTCTCATGTATGAGCGTGAAGTAGTCCGTCTTGTGGTCGACGCTCCTCATCTTCACACATCTGATCCTTCTCTGAACATCAACATTGTTCACTATCGCCATCTTGAGCTCGAAAATGGCATCAGCGAGGAAAGCTTCGTCGAAGGTTTCCTTGAACCTTAGGAAACCCAGTAAGTCTGGAGAGGACTCTGAGACCACGAAAGCGGTCACGTTGAGTGACCTGAGCCACTCGAAGAGATCGAAGAGGTTCCTCCTCCTGTCAGGGAAGTCGGCAACCAGCTCCAAGGCCTCGAGCGAGTCTATGACCAGCAAATCGAAACCGTGCTTCTTCTTGAGCTCCTCCACCTTGGCTTGAACTATGCCAAGGAACCCGTTCTCTGCTACAGGGCTGTTCGGGACCCTCTTCTTGAGCGACCTCATCTTCTCATCCAACTCTTGGAGCTTCTCTCGACCTCTGCTCAGGTCGAGTATCGGTATGAGTTTCGATGCCGCCACAATCTCCATGCCGAGCGATTCCATCTGGTCCGACAGGCTTTCCACATCCTGTTCGAGCGTGACATAGAGACCCTTCCTTCCTTCCAGGACGTTGTTGTAGAGGATGTAATAGGCCAGCGAGGATTTCATCGTCCCCGTCGGACCATGGATCAGGGTAATGTGTCCTGGGGGAATACCTCCCCCTATCTCCTCATCGAACCCTCTGACGTAGGTCCTAATCCTCTCGTTCGAATGTCTCGCAATCCCTGACCACTCTCTGGACGTTGAAGAAGCCATGTTATCTCCTGACCGCTCTTGTGACATTGAATGAGCCATCATCCCAGGAAAGGGCCATATATCCTGTGCCGTGGTTCGCCTCTCGCATTTTCAAACATCTGATCCTTCTCTGGACATCCACGTCGTTGACCAGATGGAGCCTGAGGTGGATTATCCCATCGGCAAGGAAGTCCTCCATATTCTTGGACTGAATCACGTTTCCGCCAATCACGAAGTCAGGTCTCTCGCACACGACGAGAGTCGTGACTCCGAGTTGCCTCAACCACTCGAAGAGCCTGAAAACCCTTGACCTCTTGTTCTCAACCTCCCCTAGCGTCAGTAGGGCGTCGAGTGAGTCGATGACAATGAAATCCAGCTCGAACTTGTTCCTCAGTCTCTTGATCTGGGTGTAGAGCATGTTCATCCATTGTTCCCTTGTCCTCGACGTGTGGCTCTTGATATGAGCCATATCGAATATCCTGAGTAGCTTCCGCGCTCTTTCGTACCGCATTCCAAGAGAGGAAGCCTGGGCAATCAGACTGCTAGTGTTTTGGTCGAGCGTCACATAAAGCCCCATTCTTCCCCGTTCCATGGCATTGTTGAAGAGGATGGAAAACGCCAGGGAGGACTTCATTGTCCCCGCCGCACCGGCTACGATGACCGTGTGACCCTTTGGGATCCCGCCCCCGAGAGCTTCGTCGAACCCCTTCACGTAGGTCGGCAGCAACTCCTTCTCCTTCGCTGATTTGACCTTAAGCCTGCTTGAGATGAGAACCTCCTCGTTCTCTGCCTCTGTGGGAGGAGACTCGTCCTCAGATGAGACAATCTCATCTATCTTCCTCTGTAGCCTCGAGACATTCTCGGCGCCTATCCTGTCCTCTCCCGTTCCATCAGATTGAGGTGTCCCGACTGCAGTCTCCTCTGCTTCTTCGGGTGCCGCTTCGGAGTCGGGCATGTCATCATCAGGTGCGCTTGCCGTCGGGCTCGCCTCGTGAGACTCGGCCTGACCCGGTGAGGGGAGTTCTTCCCTCTCGACTTTACGTGGGGCTTGCGGCGCTTGGTCTGCCACGGAGGCGGACCTTTGGTAGCATTCACTCGCTCGCCTGTGTCTTCCCATTTTGGAGAGGACATTCCCTTTCTCTCGCCAAAGGAAGGAGTCACTGGCATCCAAGGCCAGTGCCTGATCGTAGAGGTAGAGGCTCTCCTCAAGCCGATTCTCAGACATGGCATCCTCAGCCTGCGAAATCAGGGCGATTCTCGATGTGCTGGGTCCAGACCGGGCATCGTAACGCATGCTGGCTGGCAAGTCACTCCAAGAGGTCGTCCCAGCGATCAGCGTTTGCATGCCCTTGTTTATGAGGACCGCCTCTGCATTGTTCCTCCTGATTCTTGCCTCTGTATGATCTGGATTCAGCCTGAGAGCCTCTGAGAAGGAGGCATAGGCCTCCGCGATCTTCCCAAGAACCCCAAGCAGATCTCCCTTCGAGTGCCAGGCCTCGGTGAAATCAGGTCTTATCTCTAGGGATCTGTCCATCGAGAAGAGGGCATCCAC
The window above is part of the Candidatus Thermoplasmatota archaeon genome. Proteins encoded here:
- a CDS encoding tetratricopeptide repeat protein: MVERARIGIKVIDSLIEGGIPRKTSVAVQGPSGNEKYDLALSFLKEGILKGEAVIVTLSSVSPEEFKRGMLAVGIDAEDLMKKRLLRIIDWYSHKEKAIIDIEEDGGVLRCSIDLINVGIAFSRAIADLDESTEKRAVVEILSPALNEYDIQKVYGFAQSTKAKLEKMGFTSLFLVEKEMHDGVTLSTLLQPFDGVIDIERTREGDRIVRKVGALSMKNTRVDSNYVPLAVSDSGIGDDAKEQEAKEAPEKTEDVPETESPQLWFDLGTRLLLQGEPERALKCFNKILNSDPSHVGAWASKANTLKELGRTDEATECYKQALVYSTKGAKKPVDVAPPEPEEPGRECSYCSETIPSGKKFCDNCGMNESTADIGGMDINRIMRVCSVKLDRNPEDADALFVKGATYEKIGNHERAIEALNGLTDLDPRYPGVWILKAKVHARMGDRESAIKCREMALSYDKEDVVREEAAREQLYECPMCGQSVSEDATECENCGARFDTSLIGVPEPIAEPADIEVPKPAEADKREMLRREIAELKSRRPRIAPEAETSREKEPAPSARVGLTNGLARKSVGRGPGRTNGLTNGKGRGRTNGLTNGRGRTNGLTNGRGRTNGLTNGRGRTNGLVNGLRGRVNGLTNGLVNGVGRVNGLTNGLVNGLGRVNGLTNGVVNGLRSFRSGLTNGVTNGLGLT
- a CDS encoding AAA family ATPase; protein product: MTGNESRVKTGIAGLDVLSRGGFPTNSVNLVSGPAGSGKTLLATQFFFNGARDNGDAGLYLVLEENRENIIRAMRHFEMHLDGPEDEGRLFLIDLGEMRTEQDRGVVSFREIMDFLESFIPKMKPKRLVLDSLPIVNLHYRNVEEFREELFIFSRYLRQQDLTTILITESLEDQGLTRFGVEQFVADSFIVLGLEDVRGELRRTLTVRKMRFTKHDTAKHPFLITPRGIEVMSGEKVV
- a CDS encoding DUF835 domain-containing protein gives rise to the protein MTPEFLLVLVISVFTLAVLVAGILFLNRGRMKTLFVALHILFLMVNISWLVGRQLHENGLDILTLSSTVMVFPVIAILVLAFFHGRSFTERIYLPIMIFLPSLGIVYVSVVEAWTSSDLYDHSVFIYYIVFCLAISFAESTAVWLRSSILRKEGYLLVLTLIILLATGPIYYQELRILSADDFIGPNLGFPLSGVAILIALLRTDCPPVNIKTKRRTRENALRFLPEPGRLHFVSEARPKYSRSIFADELDNGKAGLVLASSRMRQSAFKSRIGNAASIEISFTNGKDSIRAWDLGRVYYCIRDFAAAHSNGVVLVDAFPLLVCNNDTSSARELVSSMRRIARRTDCTFLVPLSLLTNTESSRLVVSGDSLMEFPDVETRVLEILEAHIGNLSRHLLRRYCRSKGIGIKDLLLEDVPDLAVWITSALDTLGVHAGDGAMLRNWKNESYATSQDLMRFHNSDIEEAQRLQADPPVTVESLIPQVVYAGMDVPPDTRKARATKMSEKAMREGLLLVFLKYFGEAGRFVLARELGELNKRLDNLTVADLIRLADRAQEAMMEFGEIVDIDNVRTDMKSKGYRMRDEIVGLVSEGGIA
- a CDS encoding tetratricopeptide repeat protein encodes the protein MERPPICPSCQSPNRLNAVRCRVCGVRLIEKKRSSEESSPEPVVLERVMTGEVFTAVLGKAGPKKEEAAEPVESGVTVQGSPAMQDASVSADCSDQVDDWMARASAAMELKKYAKAIEFLDRVLELSPRDPQGWYKKGVCLAKLGNHVDAIRCYEKAIEENPEDARLWFMKGRSQRETKSFVDALFSMDRSLEIRPDFTEAWHSKGDLLGVLGKIAEAYASFSEALRLNPDHTEARIRRNNAEAVLINKGMQTLIAGTTSWSDLPASMRYDARSGPSTSRIALISQAEDAMSENRLEESLYLYDQALALDASDSFLWREKGNVLSKMGRHRRASECYQRSASVADQAPQAPRKVEREELPSPGQAESHEASPTASAPDDDMPDSEAAPEEAEETAVGTPQSDGTGEDRIGAENVSRLQRKIDEIVSSEDESPPTEAENEEVLISSRLKVKSAKEKELLPTYVKGFDEALGGGIPKGHTVIVAGAAGTMKSSLAFSILFNNAMERGRMGLYVTLDQNTSSLIAQASSLGMRYERARKLLRIFDMAHIKSHTSRTREQWMNMLYTQIKRLRNKFELDFIVIDSLDALLTLGEVENKRSRVFRLFEWLRQLGVTTLVVCERPDFVIGGNVIQSKNMEDFLADGIIHLRLHLVNDVDVQRRIRCLKMREANHGTGYMALSWDDGSFNVTRAVRR